The genomic stretch TGGCGTCGCAGGGTTTGGTGGTGACGGCGATTTTCATGTCTTTGGCACCGTCTAGGTATTTTCCTACTATTTTAGCCATGTTCAGTGTTCCGCAGTGAAGGGATCCTGCTGATTCTATAACTTTTTCAGGGTCGGTTATCAGTGTGGGCACAGCGTCATATAGATCTGAACCTTTTTTAACGGCAAGGACTGCGTCCACTATGCCATCTTCTAAAAGGAATTTTAATATGGTGGTTACTGCTCCACCACATTCGCCGTTAGCGGCTATTTCATCGTCTGAACCCCATGCATAATACATATCGCCTACTTGAACCATTGGGATCACTCCAGTTTTTCAATGCTTGCTGCGGAAACTTTTAGTTCAGGCATCTTGGCGAATGGGTCCAGTGCATCACCACTGGTGAGCATGTTGGCAGCACATTCAGCAAAGTGGAATGGTATGAATACAGTTCCCTGGATGATGTCGGAAGTGACTTTTGCGGGTACTTCGATTTCACCACGTCGGGTTTTAACTTTAACCATTTCTTTATTTTTAATGCCGAGTTTAGCTGCGTCTTCGGGGTTAATTTCAACAAAACCAGTTGGAACTTCACGGTCCAGTGTAGTTGATCTTCGGGTCATACTACCTGTGTGCCAGTGGAACAGTACACGTCCAGTGGTGAGGATGAATGGATACTCATCATCTGGGTTTTCAGCTGGTGGTTTGAATTCGATGGCTTTGAATACTCCGAGACCATCAGGTGTTGCGAATTTTTCTGCGTGAAGTATGGGAGTTCCAGGGTGTTCTTCGTCAGGGCAAGGCCAGTGCAGTGCTTCTGGTTTGGATAGTCTTTCCTGGTTCATACCAGCGTACTGGGGAGTGACATATCGTACTTCTTCAAAGATTTCATGTGCACTGTTGAATTTAAAGAGTTCAGATCCCATTCTGGTAGCAATGTCTGAAATTATCTCCCAGTCGTCTCTGGTTTCACCGGGGCCTTCTACGGCTTTTCTTATGTATTGCACCCGTCTTTCGGTGCTGGTGAAGGTTCCGTCTTTTTCGGCCCATGAATATGCAGGTAATACCACATCAGCCAGGGCGGCGGTTTCAGTTAAGAAGATATCCTGTACTACTAAGAAGTCCAGGTTGTTTAGGGCTGCTTCCACGTGTTGTTGGTCCGGGTCGGATATCATGGGGTTTTCACCCATTATGTACATGCCCTTAATATCACCATCGTGGGCTGCGTGCATCATTTCCACTACAGTAAGACCTGGTGCGCATGATAAGTCACCGCATCCCCAGGATGTTTGCATTTTTGTTCCAAGTTCCTCGTTAATAACAGCCTGGTATCCAGGGTATACTACTGGGAGTGCTCCCATGTCACATGCTCCTTGCACGTTGTTTTGGCCTCGCAGTGGGTTAACTCCAGTACCAGGTCGACCAATGTTACCGGTGAGCATGGCTATGTTAGAAGTGGACATAACGTTTTCTGTACCAACAGTGTGTTGGGTTATACCCATTGAGAATAGTAAGGCAGCACTGTCTGCTTTGGCGTACATAATTGCTGCTTCTTTAATGAGATCAGCAGGAACTCCAGTTATTTTTTCAGCTTCTTCTGGAGGATACTGTTTGACCATTTCTTTGAGTTCTTCATATCCTGTGGTACGGTTTTCCACAAACTCTTTGTCTTCCAGTCCTTCGGCAATAATTACATTCATCATGGAATTCAGTAATGCCACGTCTGTACCGGATTGGAATGGTATGTAAAGGTCTGCTTGTTTGGCAGATGGTGTGAACCTGGGATCTGCCACCATGATTTTAGCGCCGTTTTCTTTGGCTTGTAATGCCCTTCTCCACATCAGTGGGTGTTGTTCAAGGGTGTTGGTTCCAATCAGGAACACGACATCAGCGTGAGCACAGCTTTCCAGTGAGTTGGTCATAGCTCCTGATCCAAAGGTCTGGGCCAGTCCAGCAACTGAAGGACCGTGACATAATCGTGCACAGTGGTCTACGTTGTTGGTTCCAATCACGGTTCGCACAAACTTCTGGAACGCGTAGTTATCTTCGTTTGTACATCGTGCTGATGATAGAAAAGCAAGTTGTTCAGCATTTGTTTCTTTCATTTCGGTTAATTTGGATGCAACCAGATCAAGTGCTTCATCCCATGTTGCTTCGACAAATTCGCCACCTTTTTTAATTAACGGGGTGGTTAACCGGTCTTCTCGGTGGACAAACTCGTATGAAAAATTACCCTTTGGACATAGCTTTCCTTCATTTACAGGGTTTCTTTTCCATGGTTCCACACCTTTCAGTTTGCCATCGACACTTACTAGGTTAAACCCACATCCACATCCACAGTAGGGACATGTGGTTGGTGTGTATTGGATATTCATTTTCTTCCTCCTCTCATCATAAATTATGATGTATGAAATAATTCTTCCTTCCTTAAAATCCATGAATATTCATGATAATTTCTTTTGACTCAAACTTTTCCAGTGATAATTCACCGGAGAATGATTGTTTGCTATATGATCATTCATGATAGACTTTGTGATTTGGACACCCTTTCTTTCTTTTTAAAAAAAATAAAAAAAATTGGAAAGGATTTCACAAATACCTAATATGGCAATGTAAATTACTTTCCTGAATTAGGCTTCTGCTTTTTTGGTTCCACGTAGGTAAGTGAACCAGTAGATACAGCCCACAAATATTGCTCCACCAACGATGTTACCGAGAGTAGCTGGTATCATGTTGTTAATGAAGAACTGGGACCAGGTCACTCCGCCTATGAATATTCCCATAGGTATAAAGAACATATTTGCAACAACGTGCTCGAATCCTATACATACGAAAGCCATAATTGGGAACCATATTCCAAATACTTTACCAATAATATCATCTGAGGCAATGGCCAGGTAAACTGCTAGACAAACTAACCAGTTACATCCAATTGCTCTCCAGAACACTTGCATCCAGTTTAGAGAGGTTACAGTTTTTCCTGCTGCTACAAACTGAGCTCCACCGAGAGCTTTGGTTTTAGCGATGGTAACTGCGGTTGCTGACCAAGGATCTGCGGTTAGAATACCGGTTAGGTATGCAAGGCAGTATGCAACAAATAATGCTCCTACCAGGTTGAAAACCCAGCTTCCTACCCAGTTTCGAATAGTACCCATTAGGCTTGATTTTCCCTGAAGCATTCCCATGGGCATGTACATACAATTACCAGTAAACAGCTCAGAACCGGCTATAACGACCAGCATTAGCCCTACTGGGAACACGCCACCAAAGACAAGTTTTACTAGTCCTGTAGGATAACCGGCAGCAGCCATTCCTCCAGTAGCAACTTCTGCCAGAAGTCCTCCAAATGCAATGTAGGCCCCAGCTAAAAAGCTTAAAACAAGTAAATTACTTAAAGGGGCTTTTTCTTTCAATGCTGCAATACCGACACATGCTTTTGCGGTATCTGCAGGTGATTTAAACGACGATGCCATATATTGACCTCCTTTTAATCGACTATTATTCTATTTGAATATATTCATGAATTAATCATGCAGATGTGATCAATCTATCATGATTTTTCACTAGTTTTGGTTCATTTTTTCCCTTAAAACGGGATTTACCACTATTTTAAAATATGGTACTCAAAATCCTACATGAATATTCATGAAGTATTCATAAGAATGGTCTTATTACCTCCTAATATAAACTTTTGTTAACGGAACAATTCCGAAAGACATATATCCGTTACGCATAAATTTGCATATCAATAACAGAAAAATAAGACTTATACGGGGGTTAAATAAAAATTTAAGAGATATCTGATATTAAAATTATTCAAGCACTTTAATTAATTTAAAGAGATTTTTAAAAAATAAAAATAATTTAGAAAAATCAATTTAATTATTTTTTCCCCTTTATTTGTTCTTCTATTTCCTTTTCAATCTCCGCTTTAACTTTTCCCCTTATTTGTTCTTCTATTTCTTTTTCAATTTCAGCCTGAACTTTCCCTCTTATTTGTTCTTCAATCTCTTTTTCAATTTCTACATCAGGTTTCCCTTTTATTTGTTCTTCTATTTCTTTCGCAATTTCAGCTTCAACTTTCCCTCTAATCTGTTCTTGTAGTTCCTTTTCAAGTTCTTTAGACATTTGACCACCTGACCCTTTAAAGGGATTTTTAATTATTATCTGTATTAATAATAAAATTACATTAAAAATATATAAAGATTTTTATTTCTTTTTTTTCTCATAAACAGATCGTATGTTCATTTAATGAAAAAATAACGCGCTATAAATCCATTTTACAAATTATTAAAATCGTTTTTCATAATGAAAAAAAGTATGTAGAATTATGTAGGTTTCTACTTATTCCACGTGAGATATAAGTCTTATAAAATTAAAAAATATGGGATATTTTGGGATATTTTTAGTATTTTTCTATTATCTGATTTTTATAATGGAATTAAATAAATTATAATGTATTAAGGCATTAATTAATTCAATATAGGTGATATTGGAAAATTGGGCACAGAATTTGTCATGAATTGATAATGATCCGCTAACTGGGTTTCAACCTTCGTAAGTTTTATAAGCTCCTATTTTATAACAGCATAACCATCAAGGAATATAAGTTACAGATTAAGCTTTGATCATGAATGGATTAAGCAATGTTTTATTTAACTTTTCATGACTTGAAATGATTAAATTTAACTTGAAATGATTAAATTTATAATCAAATGTTTAAATTAAGATTTTAGGTGATATCTTGGTATCTACAATTATCTGTCCACGATGCAAAACTAAAAACAGTAAAAAAGCTGAAATCTGCTACAAGTGCAAAACATCTTTAAAACCCAATAAAAAACCGGATAAAAAGAATTTCCTGAGTTTTAACACGAATTCTCGGTTTGATCTTAAAATTATCCTAGTTGGAATTGTGTTATTTGTTATATGTAATGTCTTATTTTTAAACATAGTTTATGACTATGCAATGCTGGTTTCTGGATTCGCCATAATGTTATTCTTATACGTTCTCTTTAAATACTACTCTCCCCCCGATGATTCGACAAATATGAAGAAAATTGGATATAAAGTAATTCTGTACTACCTCATCATAGTGGTAGTGGGTGTTGTAATCCTACTCACGTTTCATATATACTGATTAAAACTTTTAATTTAATGGTTTGCGAGTAAAAAAATTGAGATAAGGATTATGGGCAGATTCAATTGATTAAAACATTTTTTTTTATTCTTTCACTTATCCTGATTTTCACAATGGATTGGTTTGCAAGTCTATTTTTTACCCAGTTTATCTTTAATCAACTGTGTTGGATAGGTAAATTAATAGGTAATTCTAAAAATATATCCTGATTGAATTTATCGTGATTGAATAGAAGTTCTGCTTGTGACTTAGCAGGTGATTTTAATGACTCATGAAGCTTTCTACAAGGGTATAGATCAGCTGGGCAGTGATTTTGCATCCCCACAAATTCAAATTTTCCGCTGGCTTCATCAGCACCCTGAACTTGCCTATCATGAATTTAAAACCAGCCGCTATATCCATGAATGTCTGGATGAACTTTCTGGTGTGGAAGTCCATTCTCCCGTTGCCAAGACAGGCATAAAAGCGGTTCTTCAAGGGGAAAAACCAGGTCCTACAGTGGCCATAAGGGCAGATATTGATGCACTCCCAGTAAAGGAAGAAACTGGTCTTGAATACGCTTCTAATGTGAAAACAGATTATAATGGTCAGGAAACATATGTGGCCCATGCATGTGGTCATGATGCCAGTACTGCCGCGGCCATAGGTACGGCTACCATTTTAAGCAAACTTCGATCAGAATTACCTGGAAAAGTAGTTTTCTTGTTTCAACCCGCCGAAGAGGGTGCTCCCACTGGAGTTAGTGGTGGTGCTCTGCGTATGGTGGAAGAAGGTGCTCTGAAGGATCCTGAAGTTCAGGCTATATTTGGTTTCCATGCCAACAGCACCTGTTACCCTGGTCAAGTCATGGTCAGGGAGGGCCCCACCCATGCCAGTCAAGACAGTATATTTATACGTATATGGGGGGAACAGGCCCATGGATCCCAGCCATGGAGTGGTAAAGACCCAATTGTTGCCGGAGCATCTTTGATAAATTCTCTGCAGACCCTCATCAGCCGGGAAGTAGACTTGCAGAAAGGAGCAGCAGTCATAACCGTGGGC from Methanobacterium sp. Maddingley MBC34 encodes the following:
- a CDS encoding coenzyme F420-reducing hydrogenase, beta subunit (PFAM: Coenzyme F420 hydrogenase/dehydrogenase, beta subunit N-term), with amino-acid sequence MVQVGDMYYAWGSDDEIAANGECGGAVTTILKFLLEDGIVDAVLAVKKGSDLYDAVPTLITDPEKVIESAGSLHCGTLNMAKIVGKYLDGAKDMKIAVTTKPCDA
- a CDS encoding formate dehydrogenase, alpha subunit, archaeal-type (PFAM: Molybdopterin oxidoreductase; Molydopterin dinucleotide binding domain; Molybdopterin oxidoreductase Fe4S4 domain~TIGRFAM: formate dehydrogenase, alpha subunit, archaeal-type) yields the protein MNIQYTPTTCPYCGCGCGFNLVSVDGKLKGVEPWKRNPVNEGKLCPKGNFSYEFVHREDRLTTPLIKKGGEFVEATWDEALDLVASKLTEMKETNAEQLAFLSSARCTNEDNYAFQKFVRTVIGTNNVDHCARLCHGPSVAGLAQTFGSGAMTNSLESCAHADVVFLIGTNTLEQHPLMWRRALQAKENGAKIMVADPRFTPSAKQADLYIPFQSGTDVALLNSMMNVIIAEGLEDKEFVENRTTGYEELKEMVKQYPPEEAEKITGVPADLIKEAAIMYAKADSAALLFSMGITQHTVGTENVMSTSNIAMLTGNIGRPGTGVNPLRGQNNVQGACDMGALPVVYPGYQAVINEELGTKMQTSWGCGDLSCAPGLTVVEMMHAAHDGDIKGMYIMGENPMISDPDQQHVEAALNNLDFLVVQDIFLTETAALADVVLPAYSWAEKDGTFTSTERRVQYIRKAVEGPGETRDDWEIISDIATRMGSELFKFNSAHEIFEEVRYVTPQYAGMNQERLSKPEALHWPCPDEEHPGTPILHAEKFATPDGLGVFKAIEFKPPAENPDDEYPFILTTGRVLFHWHTGSMTRRSTTLDREVPTGFVEINPEDAAKLGIKNKEMVKVKTRRGEIEVPAKVTSDIIQGTVFIPFHFAECAANMLTSGDALDPFAKMPELKVSAASIEKLE
- a CDS encoding formate/nitrite transporter (PFAM: Formate/nitrite transporter~TIGRFAM: formate/nitrite transporter), with protein sequence MASSFKSPADTAKACVGIAALKEKAPLSNLLVLSFLAGAYIAFGGLLAEVATGGMAAAGYPTGLVKLVFGGVFPVGLMLVVIAGSELFTGNCMYMPMGMLQGKSSLMGTIRNWVGSWVFNLVGALFVAYCLAYLTGILTADPWSATAVTIAKTKALGGAQFVAAGKTVTSLNWMQVFWRAIGCNWLVCLAVYLAIASDDIIGKVFGIWFPIMAFVCIGFEHVVANMFFIPMGIFIGGVTWSQFFINNMIPATLGNIVGGAIFVGCIYWFTYLRGTKKAEA
- a CDS encoding amidohydrolase (PFAM: Peptidase family M20/M25/M40; Peptidase dimerisation domain~TIGRFAM: amidohydrolase), with translation MTHEAFYKGIDQLGSDFASPQIQIFRWLHQHPELAYHEFKTSRYIHECLDELSGVEVHSPVAKTGIKAVLQGEKPGPTVAIRADIDALPVKEETGLEYASNVKTDYNGQETYVAHACGHDASTAAAIGTATILSKLRSELPGKVVFLFQPAEEGAPTGVSGGALRMVEEGALKDPEVQAIFGFHANSTCYPGQVMVREGPTHASQDSIFIRIWGEQAHGSQPWSGKDPIVAGASLINSLQTLISREVDLQKGAAVITVGYFWGGIKVNIIPEGAEMGLTVRSLDKGNREILITRIKELAEMKAEMHGCQAEVIFGQHYPMNINNLELYDAMLPTVERVAQAKNVLYYLSSTKSEDFSYFSREIPGLYMYYGAAPVDRPLSEIKPNHHPEFMVDEKALNFATRLECNLIYDCLTMLNKIF